A window of Salmo trutta chromosome 31, fSalTru1.1, whole genome shotgun sequence contains these coding sequences:
- the LOC115169390 gene encoding protein AAR2 homolog, with protein sequence MATVDMDPEVARGLFEEGATVVLLGVPEGTELGIDYKSWQVGPRFRGVKMIPPGLHFLHYCSSNAPDRGGETGPRTGLFLTLKPREILLAHWDPKEEDLDFSATQNEDEVGRVRAVLRDLDPFLGPYPYEVMRKWVSLTDRVNQELATRLQPLSGRVCAFSDVIPELQLTHTKDRDEQNLPRNDTECQSMKEGLDRLPRMKPREGTELRFSPIPRQTYPPGATPAQITQCSLDLSYALDSLLEKHHQQQPLNVLGELQFAFVCFLIGNVYEGFEHWKRLLALLCRSEEAMRQRRDLYLGLIAVLYHQLGEIPPDFFVDIVSQDNFLTSTLQDFFQFASGPGVDGTLRKRAEKFKAHLTKKFRWDFEVDPDDCDPVVVELPDGVTLD encoded by the exons ATGGCAACGGTGGACATGGATCCCGAGGTGGCACGGGGGTTATTTGAGGAGGGGGCGACCGTTGTACTGCTGGGGGTTCCCGAGGGAACTGAGCTGGGCATTGACTACAAGAGCTGGCAGGTCGGGCCTCGCTTCCGCGGGGTGAAGATGATCCCACCAGGTCTCCACTTCCTCCACTACTGCTCCTCTAACGCACCAGACCGCGGGGGTGAAACAGGCCCAAGAACAGGCCTCTTCCTCACCCTGAAGCCCAGAGAGATCCTGCTGGCCCACTGGGACCCCAAAGAGGAGGATCTGGACTTCTCTGCCACTCAGAATGAAGATGAGGTGGGTCGGGTCCGGGCAGTCCTACGAGACCTGGACCCTTTCCTGGGGCCCTACCCGTACGAGGTGATGCGGAAATGGGTCTCCCTAACTGACAGGGTGAACCAGGAGCTGGCCACCAGGCTGCAGCCTCTCTCTGGGCGTGTGTGTGCCTTCAGCGACGTGATCCCAGAGCTCCAGCTCACACACACCAAGGATCGCGACGAGCAGAACCTGCCCAGGAACGACACAGAGTGTCAGAGCATGAAGGAGGGCCTGGACAGGCTTCCCAGGATGAAGCCAAGAGAGGGGACTGAGCTGAGGTTCTCCCCCATCCCCAGGCAGACCTACCCTCCTGGGGCCACCCCAGCCCAGATCACCCAGTGCAGCCTGGACTTGAGCTATGCCCTGGACAGTCTGCTAGAGAAACATCACCAGCAGCAGCCACTCAACGTGCTGG GTGAGCTGCAGTTTGCGTTTGTGTGTTTCCTCATTGGGAATGTGTACGAGGGCTTTGAGCACTGGAAGCGCCTTCTAGCCCTGCTGTGTCGTAGTGAGGAGGCCATGCGTCAACGCCGGGATCTGTACCTGGGCCTCATCGCTGTGCTTTACCACCAGTTGGGAGAGATACCTCCAGACTTCTTTGTCGACATCGTGTCCCAGGACAACTTCCTCACCTCCACTCTACAG GACTTCTTCCAGTTTGCCAGTGGGCCGGGGGTGGACGGAACCCTGCGGAAGCGGGCAGAGAAGTTCAAGGCCCACCTGACCAAGAAGTTCCGCTGGGACTTTGAGGTAGATCCTGACGATTGTGATCCTGTCGTGGTGGAACTGCCTGATGGGGTCACACTGGACTGA